In one window of Desulfonatronum thioautotrophicum DNA:
- a CDS encoding ATP-binding protein: MKKLPIGIQTFENLIREGYAYVDKTSFISTLCNEGKYYFLSRPRRFGKSLLLSTIKAAFQGKRELFQGLHLERNWDWETIHPVVHVSFGSGVARNLDELKEAFSYLLDCHAKTFAIHSAYTDLRIRFAELIQVLHEKTGRQVVVLVDEYDKPILDNIDNRDLAREVRDELKNYYSVIKDLDPYIRFVFITGVSKFSKVSLFSGLNNLNDITLDKRHSAICGYTQEDLETVFADRLHGVDLDQVRQWYNGYNWLGREVYNPFGILLYLDSREFRPYWFETGTPSFLVKLLQQGRYDIAALEDLFAGEEIVGSFEVDGITAETLLFQAGYLTIRGFSQIGAFREYRLGYPNMEVKASLSNAILTQLVQDRLAKTRIQAAVLKALAEPDLDELRSLFHAFFDSIPADWYRKNRLAGYEGYYSSIFYCYFAALGLEVIPEDAFSRGRIDLTVKLDDHVFIFEFKVLGSNAPGSALAQIKRKGYADKYTAPGIKVYLVGVEFEPEERNIAGFDWEQVATGL; this comes from the coding sequence ATGAAGAAGCTGCCCATTGGCATCCAAACCTTCGAGAATCTGATTCGCGAGGGGTATGCCTATGTTGATAAAACCTCGTTCATCTCCACGCTCTGCAATGAGGGGAAATACTATTTCCTTTCCCGTCCCCGCCGTTTCGGCAAGAGCCTGCTGCTGAGCACCATCAAGGCCGCGTTTCAGGGCAAGAGAGAGCTGTTTCAGGGTTTGCATCTGGAGCGGAACTGGGATTGGGAAACAATCCATCCGGTGGTCCATGTCAGCTTCGGCTCCGGGGTGGCGCGCAACCTGGATGAACTCAAAGAGGCTTTTTCCTATCTCCTGGATTGCCACGCCAAAACTTTCGCGATCCATTCCGCCTACACGGACCTTCGAATCCGTTTCGCCGAGCTGATCCAGGTATTGCACGAAAAAACCGGACGTCAGGTTGTCGTCCTGGTGGACGAATACGATAAGCCGATCCTGGATAACATCGACAATCGTGATCTGGCCAGGGAAGTGCGCGACGAGCTGAAGAACTACTATTCCGTGATCAAGGATCTGGACCCGTACATCCGGTTCGTGTTCATCACCGGCGTTTCCAAGTTCAGTAAGGTGTCCCTGTTCAGCGGACTGAACAACCTTAATGACATCACCCTGGACAAACGCCACTCCGCGATTTGTGGATACACCCAGGAGGATCTGGAGACCGTTTTCGCCGACCGGTTGCATGGTGTTGACCTGGATCAGGTCCGACAGTGGTACAATGGTTATAATTGGCTGGGCCGGGAGGTTTACAATCCTTTCGGCATCCTCCTCTATCTCGATTCCCGTGAATTCCGCCCCTACTGGTTCGAAACCGGAACGCCATCCTTTCTGGTCAAACTACTACAACAGGGAAGATACGACATTGCCGCCCTCGAAGATCTTTTCGCGGGCGAGGAAATCGTGGGCAGTTTTGAGGTGGATGGGATCACCGCCGAGACCCTGCTTTTTCAGGCCGGGTATTTGACCATCCGGGGCTTTTCGCAGATCGGGGCCTTTCGGGAGTATCGGCTGGGCTATCCCAATATGGAGGTCAAGGCCAGCCTGAGCAACGCTATTCTGACGCAACTTGTTCAGGACCGGCTGGCCAAGACCAGAATCCAGGCCGCTGTCCTGAAAGCCCTGGCCGAGCCTGACCTGGACGAGCTCCGCTCCCTGTTTCATGCCTTTTTCGACTCCATCCCCGCTGACTGGTACCGCAAAAACCGACTCGCCGGTTACGAGGGCTATTACTCCTCCATCTTCTACTGCTATTTCGCGGCCCTGGGGCTGGAGGTCATCCCGGAGGACGCCTTCAGCCGTGGACGAATCGATTTGACCGTTAAGCTTGACGATCACGTTTTCATTTTCGAATTCAAGGTTCTGGGCAGTAACGCGCCCGGCTCGGCCCTGGCCCAGATCAAGCGTAAAGGCTATGCGGACAAGTACACAGCTCCCGGAATCAAGGTTTACCTGGTCGGCGTGGAATTCGAGCCCGAAGAGCGGAACATCGCAGGTTTTGACTGGGAGCAGGTGGCCACGGGCCTATGA
- a CDS encoding protein adenylyltransferase SelO, which produces MNTNDHASGEFSEDQAKDPAGWRFDNSYARLPEVMYSRLSPVPVRSPRMAVFNAGLAEYLGLNADLLAGEEGVAIFSGNRLPSGAEPLAQAYAGHQFGYFTMLGDGRAILLGEQITPRGERFDIQFKGSGQTPFSRRGDGRAALGPMLREYIISEAMHALGIPTTRSLAVVTTGEPVYRESELAGAILTRVASSHIRVGTFEYQASQGDPELIRILAGYTLQRHFPELEDAENPPLALLRAVMERQAALVAKWMLVGFVHGVMNTDNMALSGETIDYGPCAFMDAYDPATVFSSIDQQGRYAYGNQPRIAGWNLTRFAETLVPVLDAHQEQAVTMANDLLESFSGLFRDQWLMGMRAKLGLFTDEDEDLDLIQDLLTLLHQQRLDYTNSLRDLAAEHPEQLPSFKGEAFTKWLPRWQSRLDRQSQPRQAVRESMLAHNPAVIPRNHRVEEALEAAVTRNDMGVMQRLLDVLARPFEDPEDQNYRLPPPASAPAYKTFCGT; this is translated from the coding sequence ATGAACACAAATGACCATGCGTCCGGTGAATTTTCCGAAGACCAGGCCAAAGATCCTGCCGGATGGCGCTTTGACAACAGCTATGCCCGGTTACCCGAGGTGATGTATTCCCGGTTGTCCCCGGTACCGGTGCGCTCGCCACGGATGGCGGTCTTCAATGCTGGTTTGGCCGAATATCTGGGTTTGAATGCCGATCTTTTGGCTGGCGAGGAGGGGGTTGCGATTTTTTCCGGCAACCGGCTTCCTTCGGGTGCGGAGCCCCTGGCCCAGGCCTATGCTGGCCACCAGTTCGGATATTTCACCATGCTTGGGGATGGCCGGGCGATTCTCCTGGGGGAGCAGATCACCCCCCGTGGCGAGCGCTTCGACATCCAGTTCAAGGGTTCCGGTCAGACCCCGTTTTCGCGCCGGGGCGACGGCCGTGCGGCCCTGGGACCGATGCTACGGGAATACATCATCAGCGAGGCCATGCATGCCCTGGGCATTCCCACTACCCGCAGCCTGGCCGTGGTGACAACCGGGGAGCCGGTGTACCGGGAGAGCGAACTGGCCGGGGCGATCCTGACCCGGGTCGCTTCCAGCCACATTCGGGTGGGGACCTTCGAATATCAGGCGTCTCAGGGCGACCCGGAGTTGATCCGGATCCTGGCCGGCTACACCTTGCAACGCCACTTTCCGGAGTTGGAAGACGCCGAGAATCCCCCCCTGGCGTTGTTGCGGGCGGTGATGGAGCGCCAGGCCGCGCTGGTGGCCAAATGGATGCTGGTCGGATTTGTTCACGGGGTGATGAACACGGACAACATGGCCTTGAGCGGGGAAACCATTGACTACGGCCCCTGCGCATTCATGGATGCCTATGACCCGGCCACGGTGTTCAGTTCCATTGACCAGCAAGGCCGCTATGCCTATGGCAATCAGCCGCGGATCGCCGGATGGAATCTGACTCGCTTTGCCGAGACGCTGGTGCCGGTGCTGGATGCGCATCAGGAACAGGCGGTGACCATGGCCAACGACCTGCTGGAATCGTTTTCCGGTCTGTTTCGCGATCAATGGCTCATGGGAATGCGGGCCAAGCTGGGGCTGTTCACGGATGAAGACGAGGATCTCGACCTGATCCAGGACCTGCTGACACTGTTGCATCAGCAACGCCTGGATTACACGAACAGCCTGCGTGATCTTGCCGCGGAGCATCCCGAGCAGTTGCCTTCATTTAAGGGGGAAGCGTTCACGAAATGGCTCCCCCGCTGGCAGTCGCGCCTGGACCGTCAGTCACAACCCAGGCAGGCCGTCCGCGAAAGCATGCTGGCGCACAATCCCGCGGTTATTCCCAGGAATCACCGGGTGGAGGAGGCCCTGGAAGCTGCCGTGACGCGCAACGACATGGGTGTGATGCAGCGGCTGTTGGATGTCCTGGCCAGGCCTTTTGAGGATCCCGAGGATCAGAACTACCGGCTGCCGCCTCCAGCCTCGGCGCCTGCGTACAAGACTTTTTGCGGAACGTGA
- a CDS encoding class I SAM-dependent methyltransferase — translation MGFYANCIFPRLMHTACGQAPIRVLRERMIPLATGRVLEVGVGSGLNLPYYDAGHVTEFWGLDPSPAMLRIAEDAAHASPVTPHWIERSVEDVPLESASMDTVVMTFSLCSIAAPEEGLAQVHRVLRPDGSLIFCEHGAAPDQTVRRWQDRLTPLWRRLAGGCHLNRDVAGLLTRSGFRLVALETTVIRRWWLAGFLFHGIAVKPA, via the coding sequence ATGGGTTTTTACGCCAATTGTATTTTTCCTCGGCTGATGCACACCGCCTGTGGCCAAGCCCCCATTCGTGTCCTGCGGGAGCGGATGATTCCCTTGGCCACAGGCCGTGTTTTGGAGGTCGGAGTCGGTTCCGGTTTGAATCTGCCCTACTATGATGCGGGCCACGTCACGGAGTTCTGGGGGCTGGATCCATCCCCGGCCATGCTGCGCATTGCGGAGGACGCGGCCCACGCAAGCCCTGTTACCCCGCACTGGATTGAGCGGTCCGTGGAAGACGTGCCCCTGGAAAGCGCCAGCATGGATACGGTGGTGATGACGTTTTCCCTGTGCAGCATTGCCGCGCCGGAGGAAGGTTTGGCGCAGGTGCATCGGGTGCTGCGACCGGACGGCAGTTTGATCTTTTGCGAGCATGGCGCGGCACCAGACCAGACCGTGCGCCGTTGGCAGGACCGGCTGACTCCACTCTGGAGGCGGCTGGCCGGCGGATGCCATCTGAACCGGGACGTTGCCGGCCTGCTGACCCGGAGTGGCTTCCGGTTGGTCGCCCTGGAAACGACCGTTATCCGGAGATGGTGGCTGGCGGGCTTTCTGTTTCATGGAATCGCCGTGAAACCGGCGTAA
- a CDS encoding PaaI family thioesterase, whose translation MEPEDLQAFRELIETGIPFNRYLGVQLLDLGERQCRLLLPFRPELVGDGRRQALHGGVISALIDACGGFAVWSTGSIHDRVATIDLRVDYLQPATACDIIAHARIRLLGNRVGNVSTVVYAADTPDRVIAEGRSVYNIRRI comes from the coding sequence GTGGAACCTGAAGATCTCCAGGCGTTTCGAGAACTGATCGAGACCGGCATCCCTTTTAACAGATACCTTGGCGTCCAACTGCTGGACCTTGGGGAGCGCCAATGCCGCCTGCTGCTCCCGTTCAGACCGGAACTCGTGGGCGACGGCCGCCGGCAGGCGCTGCATGGCGGAGTGATTTCCGCCCTGATTGATGCATGCGGCGGGTTCGCGGTCTGGAGTACCGGCAGCATCCATGACCGGGTCGCCACCATCGACCTGCGGGTGGATTATCTTCAACCTGCCACGGCCTGCGACATTATCGCCCACGCCCGGATCAGGCTCTTGGGCAATCGGGTCGGCAATGTTTCCACCGTGGTTTATGCCGCGGACACGCCGGATAGGGTCATCGCCGAGGGCCGATCCGTGTATAATATCCGGCGTATCTGA
- a CDS encoding pirin family protein — MRREIKHIFSGEPVTEGAGVKLRRVFGYHEASLFDPFLLLDDFRSDRPEDYLKGFPWHPHRGIETITYVLQGDVTHGDSLGNAGTISTGDVQWMTAGSGIVHQEMPKGDSQGRMHGFQLWANLPAAQKMIEPRYRDITSKDIPEVTTRDGVRIKIIAGTLGRTSGPVDDVVISPEYLDCTVPPRTEFVHPTRRGHTALIYVIEGEGTVNTAPVTNRQLILFADGDELAVIAGEHSLRFLLCSGRPLGEPIAWRGPIVMNTREELEQAYQDLREEVFIKHPPRHLAEEK; from the coding sequence ATGCGTAGGGAAATCAAGCACATTTTTTCGGGCGAACCGGTAACCGAAGGAGCGGGCGTCAAATTGCGCCGGGTCTTCGGATACCACGAAGCGTCGCTCTTTGATCCGTTTTTGCTCCTGGACGATTTTCGTTCCGACCGCCCGGAGGATTACCTGAAAGGCTTTCCCTGGCATCCGCACCGGGGGATCGAGACCATCACCTACGTCCTCCAGGGCGACGTGACCCATGGCGACAGCCTGGGCAACGCCGGGACCATCTCTACCGGGGATGTGCAGTGGATGACCGCCGGCAGTGGAATCGTCCACCAGGAGATGCCCAAGGGCGATTCCCAGGGCCGGATGCATGGATTCCAGCTTTGGGCCAATCTCCCTGCCGCCCAAAAAATGATCGAACCCCGCTATAGGGACATTACGTCCAAAGACATTCCGGAAGTCACGACCAGGGATGGTGTACGGATCAAAATCATCGCCGGGACCTTGGGCCGGACTTCCGGACCAGTGGACGACGTGGTCATCAGCCCGGAATATCTGGACTGCACCGTCCCCCCAAGGACGGAATTCGTACATCCCACCCGGCGCGGCCACACGGCATTGATCTATGTTATTGAGGGAGAGGGCACGGTGAACACGGCACCCGTGACGAATCGCCAACTGATCCTGTTTGCCGACGGCGACGAACTTGCGGTTATCGCCGGTGAGCATTCTCTACGGTTTCTGCTGTGCAGCGGCAGGCCCCTGGGCGAGCCCATTGCCTGGCGCGGGCCCATCGTCATGAACACCAGGGAGGAATTGGAACAGGCGTACCAGGATTTGCGCGAGGAAGTCTTCATCAAGCATCCACCGCGTCATTTAGCGGAGGAAAAATAA
- a CDS encoding DMT family transporter, which produces MFWAVLALGTAFFEAVKDTLSKRQLVLGDEYLLAWSYCVFGLPLTGLYLWWEGMPVIGSDFGWALPAGVCLNMVAVTLYMRALKASDLSLTLPMLTFTPLFMLATSPVILGEFPDRLGGLGMILIIAGAYLLHLGRNQQHGLLDPFRALWSEPGPRIMLLVAFIWSFTANIDKVGVTNSSPAFWLFSFFILMSLGLTPVVLVRSRQPLYQLRRNLRALALVGFFGSLALVLQMWALTLTLAAYVVSIKRMSVVFGVLFGHFFFGEQGLARRLVCAALMVLGVGLIAMT; this is translated from the coding sequence ATGTTCTGGGCCGTACTGGCACTGGGCACGGCCTTTTTCGAGGCGGTCAAAGATACCTTGAGCAAGCGTCAGCTGGTCCTGGGCGATGAATATCTGCTGGCCTGGTCCTACTGCGTCTTCGGTCTGCCCCTGACCGGACTGTACCTTTGGTGGGAGGGAATGCCGGTCATCGGCAGCGATTTTGGCTGGGCCCTGCCTGCCGGAGTCTGCCTGAACATGGTTGCCGTGACGCTGTACATGCGCGCGCTCAAGGCCTCGGATCTGTCCCTGACCCTGCCCATGCTCACCTTCACCCCGCTGTTCATGCTGGCCACTTCTCCGGTGATCCTGGGGGAATTCCCGGATCGTCTCGGCGGCCTGGGGATGATCCTGATCATCGCTGGCGCCTATCTCCTGCACCTGGGGCGAAACCAGCAGCACGGACTACTGGACCCGTTCCGGGCCTTGTGGAGCGAGCCGGGGCCGAGGATCATGCTCCTGGTGGCATTCATCTGGAGCTTCACCGCCAACATCGACAAGGTCGGCGTGACCAATTCCTCGCCGGCCTTCTGGCTGTTCAGCTTTTTCATCCTCATGAGCCTGGGTCTGACCCCCGTGGTTCTGGTCAGATCCCGACAGCCGTTGTACCAGCTGCGCCGCAATCTGCGCGCTCTGGCCCTGGTTGGCTTTTTCGGCTCCCTGGCCCTGGTGCTCCAGATGTGGGCTTTGACGCTGACCCTGGCGGCCTATGTCGTGTCCATCAAGCGGATGAGTGTGGTCTTCGGGGTGCTGTTCGGACACTTTTTCTTCGGAGAGCAGGGCCTGGCCCGCAGGCTGGTCTGCGCGGCCCTGATGGTCCTGGGCGTCGGACTGATCGCCATGACCTGA
- a CDS encoding cation diffusion facilitator family transporter translates to MSLLKTPARYALVSVAASLATMALKFGAFFLTGSVSIFSDAAESVINLVAGLIAFTALLIAARPADKRHTYGHDKVEYFASGVEGTLILVAAAAIFITAVQRLFAPVPLESLGWGMGVLALAAAINLGAARLLMHGARKHDSIALEGEAKHLMVDVWTSLAVIVGIAVILVTPAEWFFLDSLIAMAVAVNILRSGVDLLRRSWEGLMDHTLPPEEIQIITTALQAQAPKAPFHGLRTRKSGSRRFIDVHLLLPGKCSVQQAHDLCDKIEQQVESQLANASLTIHVEPMEDDASWDGHCIGGVANDGSDQKLPPHEPSPTIGG, encoded by the coding sequence ATGTCCTTGTTAAAGACCCCGGCCCGATACGCCCTGGTCTCGGTGGCCGCCTCCCTGGCGACCATGGCCCTGAAGTTCGGGGCGTTCTTTCTGACCGGATCGGTGAGCATCTTTTCCGACGCCGCGGAATCCGTGATCAACCTCGTGGCCGGACTGATCGCCTTCACCGCGCTGCTCATCGCGGCCCGGCCCGCTGATAAGCGGCACACCTACGGCCATGACAAAGTGGAGTACTTCGCCAGCGGGGTCGAGGGAACACTGATCCTGGTGGCCGCGGCAGCCATCTTCATTACCGCGGTGCAAAGGTTGTTCGCCCCGGTCCCCCTGGAAAGCCTGGGCTGGGGCATGGGCGTGCTGGCCCTGGCCGCGGCCATCAACCTGGGTGCGGCCAGACTCCTGATGCACGGGGCGCGCAAGCACGACAGCATCGCCCTGGAAGGGGAAGCCAAGCACCTGATGGTCGACGTCTGGACCTCCCTGGCGGTGATCGTGGGCATTGCCGTGATCCTCGTCACTCCGGCGGAGTGGTTCTTCCTCGATTCGCTGATCGCCATGGCCGTTGCCGTGAATATTCTGCGCTCCGGGGTGGATCTCCTGCGCCGCTCCTGGGAGGGGTTGATGGACCACACCTTGCCGCCCGAGGAAATCCAGATCATCACCACAGCTCTGCAGGCCCAGGCCCCGAAAGCCCCGTTTCACGGGTTGCGCACCCGCAAGTCCGGATCACGGCGGTTCATCGACGTCCACCTGCTGCTGCCCGGAAAATGCAGCGTTCAGCAGGCCCACGATCTCTGCGACAAGATTGAACAACAGGTGGAATCGCAACTGGCCAACGCCAGTCTGACCATCCATGTGGAGCCGATGGAAGATGATGCCTCCTGGGACGGTCACTGTATCGGCGGCGTGGCCAATGACGGTTCCGACCAGAAGCTCCCCCCGCATGAACCCAGCCCAACCATTGGAGGATAA
- a CDS encoding SDR family NAD(P)-dependent oxidoreductase, which yields MHALQGKTLLLTGASMGIGRALAVALAEQGVHLVINARSEDLLRETRKMCGKVVGGAGTEVRDIAGDASSAATVRAMLEAAQELGSFHGFIHAAGILHPGPFVWELSAEEFLAVFQANVLVAHQLIRACLPVLLEQGKGLAVFFGSGAAEKTQPGIAAYCAAKAAEEHLARQLAAEASQVTSLIYRPGIVETRMQSQARESVGGAAEQLQAVFRPWKEQGQLMTAEESAAGLVRLLAADLPRLHGKTWDIRDL from the coding sequence ATGCACGCACTACAGGGAAAGACCCTTTTGCTCACCGGCGCGTCCATGGGGATCGGACGGGCTTTGGCCGTGGCCTTGGCTGAGCAGGGGGTGCATCTGGTGATCAACGCCCGCAGCGAAGACCTGTTGCGGGAAACCCGGAAGATGTGCGGAAAAGTCGTTGGTGGAGCGGGCACCGAGGTCAGGGATATTGCCGGTGACGCCTCCAGTGCCGCCACCGTGCGAGCCATGCTGGAAGCGGCCCAGGAACTGGGCTCGTTTCACGGCTTCATTCACGCCGCCGGTATTCTGCACCCAGGACCCTTTGTCTGGGAACTGTCGGCGGAGGAATTTCTGGCAGTATTTCAGGCAAATGTCCTGGTGGCACATCAGTTGATTCGCGCCTGCCTGCCGGTGCTGCTGGAGCAGGGCAAGGGGCTGGCCGTTTTTTTCGGTTCCGGCGCCGCGGAAAAGACCCAGCCGGGCATTGCCGCCTATTGCGCGGCCAAGGCGGCGGAGGAACATCTGGCCCGGCAGCTGGCCGCGGAGGCATCCCAGGTCACCTCCCTGATTTACCGACCGGGTATTGTGGAGACGCGGATGCAGTCCCAGGCCCGGGAGTCCGTTGGTGGGGCTGCCGAGCAGCTCCAGGCCGTGTTTCGGCCATGGAAGGAGCAGGGCCAGTTGATGACCGCGGAAGAATCCGCCGCGGGCCTAGTCCGGCTGCTGGCCGCGGATTTGCCACGGCTGCACGGCAAGACCTGGGATATCCGGGATCTCTAA
- a CDS encoding metallophosphoesterase family protein has translation MRFAILSDIHANLEAFQAVLEDLHAQSLAAPMDAVVSLGDAVGYGPDPNAVVQLLRREGFRCIQGNHEQGVLFPDKRDWFNPTTRRTLEITLGLLTPETQAELRTWPVALEEETFLAVHGCPPDDPFDYLFEYEPETLPKLFAAFSHKICFVGHTHMLHLASWTGSAATLDEIGPGVIQLEEDRRYIVNVGSVGQPRDGTLSAKYVVWDAKQTMLDVRAVPYDPKPTIAKIEAAGFPEINIRHLRG, from the coding sequence ATGCGCTTTGCAATACTCTCGGACATCCATGCCAACCTGGAGGCGTTTCAGGCCGTTCTGGAAGATCTGCACGCCCAGTCTTTAGCAGCGCCCATGGATGCCGTGGTCAGTCTGGGCGACGCCGTGGGTTACGGGCCGGATCCCAATGCCGTGGTTCAGCTGCTGCGCCGGGAAGGGTTTCGGTGTATTCAGGGCAACCATGAGCAGGGCGTGCTGTTTCCAGACAAGCGCGACTGGTTCAATCCCACCACCAGAAGAACCCTGGAAATCACCCTGGGGTTGCTGACGCCCGAGACCCAGGCGGAACTGCGGACTTGGCCCGTGGCCCTGGAAGAAGAGACCTTCCTCGCGGTGCATGGCTGTCCGCCGGACGATCCTTTCGATTACCTCTTTGAGTACGAACCGGAGACCCTGCCAAAACTGTTTGCCGCATTTTCCCACAAAATTTGTTTTGTCGGCCATACCCACATGCTTCATTTGGCTTCCTGGACCGGCAGCGCGGCCACGCTGGATGAAATCGGGCCCGGCGTAATACAGCTGGAGGAGGATCGTCGCTACATCGTCAATGTGGGCAGCGTGGGTCAACCCCGGGACGGAACTCTCTCGGCCAAGTACGTGGTCTGGGATGCCAAGCAGACCATGCTGGACGTGCGCGCCGTGCCCTATGACCCAAAACCAACCATTGCCAAGATCGAAGCCGCCGGATTTCCGGAAATCAATATCCGACACTTGCGGGGGTGA
- a CDS encoding protein kinase domain-containing protein: protein MRAIDGHVILGLLGQGGMSRVFKVRSALDGRICALKLLRPHPHLVDLLGMEEIQRRFSFEAEGLAGTDHPHVVRLKGQQLEGAQWYVLLEYHCRTVGEWIGESPLVEEPSRPVRPDLALTVARQTTSALDVLHGRGLVHRDVKPANLLLDGQRRVKLADFGLSKLRGEREVRPSQLMVGSPFYAPPEQERRPEDVDQRADWYALGVILYRMISGRLPEEQPDWSPITREFGSEGSRFMARIMASQPDQRPTRAADILAGLDTMEGYWRNHREAVCRLRWEAHAQSARREDHAGELREQPLKVSSHAARNVFAVDDLWRPVRRLARRYLEEGGTVRDAVSGRIWQQAGSAESLEWTDALEHVQWLNQKRWAGRSTWRLPTVEELLTLLEPEAPLDDFCLQPLFDRRQSRLWSADRRTFIAAWIVDVESGYLGWQDFTCPAFVRAVSSVRD from the coding sequence GTGCGCGCCATTGACGGCCATGTGATTCTGGGGCTCCTGGGACAGGGCGGGATGAGTCGGGTGTTCAAGGTTCGTTCGGCCCTGGACGGCCGAATCTGCGCCCTGAAACTGCTGCGTCCCCACCCGCACCTGGTGGATCTGCTGGGTATGGAGGAGATTCAGCGGCGGTTCAGCTTTGAAGCCGAGGGCCTGGCTGGCACGGATCACCCCCATGTGGTCCGCCTCAAGGGACAGCAGCTGGAGGGAGCGCAGTGGTATGTCCTTCTCGAGTATCATTGCCGCACCGTGGGCGAATGGATCGGTGAAAGCCCCCTGGTGGAAGAGCCCAGTCGCCCAGTGCGTCCGGATCTGGCTCTGACCGTGGCCCGGCAAACGACTTCGGCCTTGGACGTACTGCATGGCCGGGGACTGGTGCATCGGGACGTCAAACCGGCAAACCTGCTTCTGGACGGCCAAAGACGAGTGAAGCTGGCTGATTTCGGCCTGTCCAAGTTGCGTGGCGAGCGGGAAGTCCGCCCGAGTCAACTGATGGTCGGCAGCCCGTTCTACGCCCCTCCGGAACAGGAGCGCCGCCCGGAAGACGTGGACCAGCGCGCGGACTGGTACGCCTTGGGCGTGATCCTCTACCGGATGATCTCCGGAAGGCTGCCGGAGGAGCAGCCGGACTGGTCGCCGATTACCCGGGAGTTCGGTTCTGAAGGAAGCCGCTTCATGGCTCGGATAATGGCTTCGCAGCCGGACCAGCGCCCTACCCGGGCCGCCGATATTCTGGCCGGTCTGGACACCATGGAAGGATACTGGCGCAATCACCGGGAGGCTGTGTGTCGGCTGCGCTGGGAAGCGCACGCCCAGTCCGCTCGCCGGGAAGATCATGCCGGAGAGCTGCGCGAGCAGCCGCTCAAGGTCAGCTCTCACGCGGCTCGCAACGTCTTTGCCGTGGATGACTTGTGGCGACCGGTGCGCCGATTGGCCAGGCGGTATCTGGAGGAGGGGGGAACGGTTCGGGATGCGGTCTCGGGCCGGATCTGGCAGCAGGCCGGCTCTGCCGAGTCCCTGGAGTGGACCGATGCCCTGGAGCATGTTCAATGGCTGAACCAGAAGCGCTGGGCGGGGCGCTCGACCTGGCGACTGCCCACGGTGGAGGAACTGCTCACCCTGTTGGAGCCGGAGGCCCCGTTGGACGACTTCTGCTTGCAACCCTTGTTCGATCGCCGTCAATCAAGGCTCTGGAGCGCGGACCGCCGAACCTTCATCGCCGCCTGGATCGTGGATGTGGAATCCGGCTACCTGGGCTGGCAGGATTTCACCTGCCCGGCCTTCGTCCGCGCGGTCAGCAGCGTCCGGGATTGA
- a CDS encoding helix-turn-helix domain-containing protein produces the protein MKTVRVTIDPNCPETLPLGRVDMHRLDSTTEAEVMEQQQEDEQEALREAALFVRQVRKRLGLSQAEFSRRIEVPVATIRNWEQGKYRPTGAAKTLLKVLNKAPETALEALR, from the coding sequence ATGAAGACAGTTCGCGTGACGATTGATCCGAATTGCCCCGAAACATTGCCGCTCGGGCGGGTTGACATGCATCGCCTGGATTCAACAACCGAGGCGGAAGTCATGGAGCAGCAACAAGAGGATGAACAGGAAGCCTTGCGGGAAGCGGCCCTGTTTGTGCGGCAGGTCCGAAAGCGGCTGGGCTTGAGTCAGGCGGAATTTTCCAGGCGCATCGAGGTTCCCGTTGCAACGATCCGAAATTGGGAACAGGGCAAGTACCGTCCGACCGGCGCTGCCAAAACGCTGCTTAAGGTTCTCAATAAAGCACCTGAAACCGCTCTGGAAGCGCTACGTTGA